In Amia ocellicauda isolate fAmiCal2 chromosome 7, fAmiCal2.hap1, whole genome shotgun sequence, one genomic interval encodes:
- the mipa gene encoding major intrinsic protein of lens fiber a, with the protein MWEFRSMSFWRAVFAEFFGTMFFVFFGLGAALRWTTGPHNVLHIAFCFGLAAATLIQSIGHISGGHINPAVTFAYLIGSQMSLFRAVFYIAAQLLGAVAGAAVLYGVTPTNVRGNLALNTLHPGVSLGMATTVEIFLTLQLVVCIFAVTDERRNGRLGSAALAIGFSVTLGHLLGMYYTGAGMNPARSFAPAVLVRNFVNHWVYWVGPMIGGAIGALVYDFLLFPRMRGLSERLATLKGSRPPETEGQQDTRGDPIELKTQAL; encoded by the exons ATGTGGGAGTTCCGGTCCATGTCGTTCTGGCGGGCTGTGTTCGCCGAGTTCTTTGGCACCATGTTCTTCGTGTTCTTTGGGCTGGGCGCGGCTCTGCGCTGGACTACCGGCCCACACAATGTGCTGCACATCGCCTTCTGCTTCGGACTGGCTGCCGCCACTCTGATCCAGTCCATTGGCCACATCAGTGGCGGCCACATCAACCCAGCTGTGACCTTTGCGTACCTGATCGGCTCCCAGATGTCCCTGTTCCGAGCTGTCTTCTACATTGCCGCACAGCTACTGGGTGCTGTGGCGGGCGCTGCAGTGCTCTATGGCGTCACACCCACTAATGTGCGGGGAAACCTGGCGCTCAACACG CTGCACCCGGGGGTGAGTCTAGGCATGGCCACCACTGTGGAGATCTTCCTGACCCTGCAGCTGGTGGTTTGCATCTTCGCTGTGACGGACGAGAGGCGCAACGGCCGGCTGGGCTCCGCCGCCCTCGCCATCGGCTTCTCTGTCACCCTGGGCCACTTGCTGGGG ATGTACTACACTGGAGCCGGGATGAATCCTGCCAGGTCATTCGCCCCCGCTGTGCTCGTCAGGAACTTCGTCAACCACTGG GTGTACTGGGTGGGCCCTATGATAGGGGGCGCTATTGGGGCTCTGGTGTACGACTTCCTGCTGTTCCCACGGATGAGGGGCCTGTCAGAGCGACTGGCCACGCTGAAGGGTAGCCGCCCCCCTGAGACCGAGGGACAGCAGGACACCCGGGGCGACCCCATCGAGCTGAAGACACAGGCACTATAA
- the LOC136754049 gene encoding aquaporin AQPAe.a: MSWSELRSRQFWRAVLAEVLGSLIFVSAVLGSSVPGSGEGGAAGGGPLQTALAAGMVAVGLGQCFGEISGAQVNPAVTLAFLATRKLDILRAATYVLGQCLGATLGATLLYLALPLKSTAKCYINKVSPEGNAGQALGMEVLATFQLVFTIFSVEDHRRREGSDQGSLAIGFSLSVGVLTAAHFSGGSMNPARSLGPAIVTGIWEHHWVYWIGPVLGSVLAGVSHEFFFAASASRQKLLACLTCKDIEMVETASVSRSSLSTVTQTAMRAKQANKHDHN, encoded by the exons ATGAGCTGGTCA GAGCTACGCAGTCGTCAGTTCTGGCGCGCAGTTCTGGCTGAGGTTCTGGGCTCCTTGATCTTCGTGTCAGCGGTACTGGGCTCATCAGTGCCAGGCTCGGGGGAGGGGGGAGCAGCAGGGGGAGGCCCGTTGCAGACAGCGCTGGCAGCAGGGATGGTGGCAGTGGGGCTGGGCCAGTGTTTCGGCGAGATCAGTGGGGCGCAGGTGAACCCCGCCGTCACACTGGCCTTCCTGGCCACACGCAAGCTGGACATCCTGCGGGCGGCCACCTACGTGCTGGGCCAGTGCCTGGGGGCCACACTTGGGGCCACGCTGCTCTACCTCGCCCTGCCACTGAAATCCACAGCAAAGTGCTACATCAACAAG GTCTCTCCCGAGGGCAACGCAGGCCAGGCTCTGGGGATGGAGGTCCTGGCTACGTTCCAGCTGGTCTTCACCATCTTCTCAGTGGAGGATCATCGCCGTCGTGAGGGGAGCGACCAGGGCAGCCTGGCAATCGGGTTCTCGCTGAGCGTTGGCGTGCTCACTGCA gCTCATTTCTCTGGGGGCAGTATGAATCCAGCTCGCTCCCTCGGGCCTGCCATCGTCACTGGGATCTGGGAGCACCACTGG gtgtacTGGATTGGGCCGGTACTCGGCTCGGTTCTAGCTGGGGTGTCTCATGAGTTCTTCTTTGCTGCCAGTGCCTCCCGGCAGAAGCTGCTAGCATGCCTGACCTGCAAGGACATTGAGATGGTGGAGACAGCCAGCGTGTCACGgtcctctctgtccactgtcACACAGACTGCCATGAGGGCCAAGCAAGCCAACAAGCACGACCACAACTGA
- the troap gene encoding mucin-4, translating into MRGTMASSHALREQNWAAGTRRGAAPGFSSRARDPAPGTGGTLKPLSSKTSATPRGLCIENQDPSLPQDCPVKSAPLGVKAGGSKLPIPVKRQHPQPPTNFTEAHRRWEESFQKGKVQKKKPCTKPVPFKLSGPRATRPAALTKQTMCKTPQPGPLPPSQTTQPEISNTLELTVTKNTAQTVLQMDVHTDQSVNARPFNIAQSGHPVISRSIQSVYPLCSNTAKSVHTTLPSTAQSVHPELNANVNQRPVQAILLANPSINSVIQCMQSTVLHTTQPVPYHLTEAAQFSASSVTTAEESTHQASSKMNDFELPAPSCTAQSSKNTQLMPPTTLEMPSCMVRPRIPGVSSTEQSLHQASSYTSGIMQSALSPPAQPVYTSLSSAAPSALNTSYPVHPAPNSPNACASQSFLHRPALCDTGLSAFGALHTKSLSLSNMDQSLKNTQPSLHLNSGSMALAGHPVLSNVTQSSESASSTTANFGLYTDPNLEHNGCSASSCCGCTTLHSEEKMRQDQSVHTLTCSSRLPAQLASLTISQQGCGRMAQICRQETSDTNPGDSEGMGWSTQPQHQSVDQSVKSRQENRDQSAKPLDSGIKENPSTFSKPKPISQDNSSTALAGGVVQFSPDPVALRTILQNEGLRAGVAVGSLLERSSVRSSVRGSSVYLPQRVLVKRARPAGIVSAAAEQAMTPAQRWTPQRVPNTRSLCRKAQSVQRTPVFKETPRSQGFGGYSREPGPHNEEGVVQRLFEEKEEVQEHGQEDQGEREPEMQCTNTAPAIPQSEREGARKKGVCGGLPDPENAKVTAPFFQAPHRESVIVFSHSQRVYRGMGHQGSAQATQDGPGGGLHVPIDLNSHPHHAAEAPQTNQPPNTHHTAPLEPSVCPRDLPLAGNSAADPGSEVRWCIPAPPPGSTVRRHPALGPSIQDILLDEECAAYTCRAPNQPRPPRHTCCDPLARTLDLQDSTCFIPIFLHSYSSSLVFQSSC; encoded by the exons ATGCGTGGCACCATGGCTTCCTCTCATGCCCTGCGAGAGCAGAACTGGGCTGCTGGCACACG CAGGGGGGCAGCTCCTGGCTTCAGTAGCCGGGCCCGTGACCCTGCCCCAGGTACAGGAGGAACCCTCAAACCACTGAGCTCAAAGACCAGTGCTACTCCCCGGGGGCTGTGCATCGAGAACCAGGACCCCTCACTGCCTCAAGACTGTCCTGTGAAGAGTGCCCCCCTGGGGGTAAAAGCGGGGGGCAGCAAGCTCCCCATACCTGTGAAACGGCAGCACCCCCAGCCTCCCACTAACTTCACGGAGGCCCACCGCCGATGGGAGGAGAGCTTCCAGAAG GGTAAAGTTCAGAAGAAGAAGCCATGCACCAAGCCAGTACCCTTCAAGCTCTCTGGACCTCGGGCCACCAGGCCGGCAGCATTGACCAAACAGACCATGTGTAAGACACCCCAACCTGGACCACTGCCACCAAGCCAGACTACACAGCCAGAAATCAGTAACACACTTGAGCTTACTGTCACCAAAAACACCGCCCAGACTGTATTACAGATGGATGTTCATACAGACCAGTCTGTAAATGCCAGGCCTTTTAACATTGCCCAGTCTGGACACCCAGTCATCAGCAGGTCAATCCAGTCAGTGTACCCTCTATGCAGTAATACAGCCAAGTCTGTACATACTACACTGCCCAGTACTGCCCAGTCTGTACATCCTGAACTCAATGCAAATGTCAACCAGAGGCCTGTTCAAGCAATTCTCCTTGCAAACCCATCAATCAACAGTGTGATCCAGTGTATGCAGTCAACAGTCCTGCACACTACCCAGCCTGTACCATACCACCTCACTGAAGCAGCCCAGTTCAGTGCTTCTTCAGTCACCACTGCAGAGGAATCTACACATCAGGCCTCCTCGAAAATGAATGATTTTGAATTACCAGCACCAAGCTGCACAGCTCAGTCAAGCAAAAACACCCAGCTGATGCCTCCTACCACTCTTGAAATGCCCAGTTGTATGGTCAGGCCTAGAATCCCAGGAGTGAGCAGTACAGAACAGTCCTTACATCAGGCATCCAGCTACACTTCTGGGATCATGCAGTCTGCACTGAGTCCCCCTGCCCAGCCTGTATACACATCCCTGAGCTCAGCTGCTCCTTCTGCTCTGAACACAAGTTACCCTGTGCACCCAGCTCCCAATTCTCCCAATGCCTGTGCAAGCCAGTCTTTTCTGCACAGGCCTGCACTCTGTGACACAGGCCTCTCTGCATTTGGAGCACTCCATACAAAAAGCCTGTCACTCAGTAATATGGACCAgtctttaaaaaacacacaaccctcTCTGCACCTAAACTCGGGCAGCATGGCTCTAGCGGGGCACCCGGTACTTAGTAATGTGACCCAGTCCTCTGAGTCGGCCAGCAGCACCACGGCTAACTTTGGTTTGTATACTGATCCAAATCTAGAACACAATGGTTGCTCTGCTTCCTCCTGCTGTGGCTGTACCACCCTCCACAGTGAAGAGAAGATGAGGCAAGATCAGTCAGTGCACACCCTTACCTGCAGCTCACGGTTGCCTGCACAACTTGCCTCTCTCACCATCAGTCAGCAGGGTTGTGGACGGATGGCACAGATTTGTCGGCAGGAAACAAGCGACACAAACCCAGGAGACTCGGAAGGGATGGGCTGGTCAACTCAGCCACAGCACCAGAGTGTTGACCAATCTGTAAAGTCAAGGCAAGAAAATAGGGATCAGTCTGCAAAGCCACTCGATTCAGGTATTAAAGAGAATCCCAGCACCTTTTCAAAACCAAAGCCCATCTCCCAGGACAACTCTAGTACAGCATTGGCAG GTGGTGTGGTGCAGTTCTCCCCAGATCCTGTGGCACTGCGCACTATTCTGCAGAATGAGGGGCTGAGAGCCGGGGTGGCTGTGGGGTCCCTGCTGGAGAGGAGCTCTGTGCGTTCTTCTGTCAGGGGCAGCTCTGTGTACCTG CCCCAGAGAGTTTTGGTCAAGAGAGCGCGGCCTGCAGGAATAGTCAGTGCAG CTGCAGAGcaggccatgaccccagcacAGCGGTGGACCCCCCAGAGAGTGCCAAACACGCGTTCACTGTGCAGGAAGGCACAGTCTGTCCAGCGCACTCCTGTATTCAAGGAGACTCCCAGGTCCCAGGGATTTGGGGGCTACAGCAGGGAGCCTGGGCCCCACAATGAG GAGGGCGTGGTGCAGCGTCTGTTCGAGGAAAAGGAGGAAGTCCAAGAGCATGGACAGGAGgaccagggagagagagagcctgaGATGCAGTGCACA AACACTGCCCCAGCCATAccgcagagtgagagagagggagccagAAAGAAGGGAGTGTGTGGGGGCCTCCCGGACCCCGAGAATGCCAAGGTCACTGCGCCCTTCTTCCAGGCCCCGCACCGCGAATCTGTCATTGTATTCTCCCACAGCCAGAGGGTGTACAGGGGCATGGGGCATCAGGGCAGTGCCCAGGCTACACAGGATGGCCCTGGTGGGGGGTTGCATGTCCCAATTGACCTCAACTCCCACCCCCACCATGCTGCTGAGGCTCCCCAGACAAATCAGCCCCCTAACACCCACCACACTGCCCCTCTGGAGCCCTCCGTATGTCCCAGAGACCTGCCCCTCGCGGGGAACTCCGCTGCAG ATCCAGGTAGTGAGGTGCGGTGGTGCATTCCAGCGCCTCCCCCTGGCTCGACGGTGAGGCGGCACCCTGCACTCGGCCCCTCTATTCAGGACATCCTACTGGACGAAGAGTGTGCCGCCTATACCTGCCGTGCCCCCAATCAGCCCCGCCCCCCACGCCACACCTGCTGTGACCCATTGGCTCGAACCCTTGACCTGCAAGACTCCACT TGCTTCATACCCATTTTCCTGCACTCCTACTCCTCATCCCTTGTTTTCCAATCATCCTGCTGA